In Streptomyces violaceusniger Tu 4113, one DNA window encodes the following:
- a CDS encoding C40 family peptidase, with translation MSAHIRIPRMFSRASAVSALTVAAVGGTVATPGYPPEAEAATVAAKALRIAASKKGAPYKYGAEGPKRFDCSGLTLYAYKRAGKRLPRTAAAQYNRTRHIKAGSRKGGDLVFFHSGSGVYHVGLYAGGGRIWHAPKTGTVVRLERIWTKKVWYGHVR, from the coding sequence ATGTCTGCGCACATACGTATCCCCAGGATGTTCTCGCGAGCCAGCGCCGTCTCCGCCCTCACCGTCGCCGCTGTGGGGGGCACCGTGGCGACCCCGGGGTATCCACCCGAGGCCGAGGCGGCGACCGTCGCGGCCAAGGCGCTGCGGATCGCGGCGTCCAAGAAGGGCGCACCGTACAAGTACGGCGCGGAGGGGCCCAAGCGCTTCGACTGCTCCGGGCTGACGCTGTACGCCTACAAGCGGGCCGGGAAGCGGCTGCCGCGCACCGCGGCCGCGCAGTACAACCGGACCCGCCACATCAAGGCCGGCTCCCGCAAGGGCGGGGACCTGGTGTTCTTCCACTCCGGGAGCGGGGTCTACCACGTCGGCCTGTACGCGGGCGGCGGCCGGATCTGGCACGCCCCCAAGACCGGCACGGTGGTGCGGCTGGAGCGGATCTGGACCAAGAAGGTCTGGTACGGACATGTGCGCTGA
- a CDS encoding class I SAM-dependent methyltransferase: protein MPVCRRTPPRDAVHHPLFARCYARMGPLADERAGVGELRGELLAGLSGRVIEIGAGNGLNFPHYPEAVSEVVAIEPERHLRRLATRVGLRAGVPVDVVPGVAEALPVKSEAFDAAVACLVLCSVRDVRRALAELLRVLRPGGELRFLEHGRAEGRVLATTQRALDRTVWPLMFGGCHTAREVRSAIAAAGFEPIGHRRLRIPERGPTLPTSPCVLGAARRPVSPAHP from the coding sequence ATGCCCGTATGCCGTCGCACACCCCCGCGTGACGCCGTCCACCACCCGCTCTTCGCCCGCTGCTACGCCAGAATGGGCCCACTGGCCGACGAGCGGGCGGGGGTCGGTGAGCTGCGCGGCGAGCTGCTGGCCGGGCTGTCCGGCCGGGTCATCGAGATCGGCGCGGGCAACGGGCTGAACTTCCCCCACTACCCCGAAGCCGTCTCCGAGGTGGTCGCCATCGAACCCGAGCGCCATCTGCGGCGGCTGGCCACTCGGGTGGGGCTGCGGGCCGGAGTGCCGGTGGACGTGGTGCCGGGCGTCGCCGAGGCGCTGCCGGTCAAGAGCGAGGCGTTCGACGCGGCGGTGGCCTGTCTGGTGCTGTGCTCGGTGCGCGATGTGCGGCGCGCGCTCGCGGAGCTGCTGCGGGTGCTGCGGCCCGGCGGTGAACTGCGCTTCCTCGAGCACGGACGCGCCGAGGGGCGGGTCCTGGCGACCACCCAGCGGGCGCTGGACCGCACGGTGTGGCCGCTGATGTTCGGCGGCTGCCATACGGCGCGCGAGGTGCGATCGGCGATCGCGGCCGCGGGCTTCGAGCCGATCGGCCACCGCCGGCTGCGCATCCCCGAGCGGGGCCCGACGCTGCCGACGTCCCCGTGCGTGCTGGGCGCCGCGCGCCGTCCGGTCTCGCCTGCGCATCCGTAA
- a CDS encoding 8-amino-7-oxononanoate synthase — protein MPQDRPDDAFAWIDAQRERRDRAGLVRRLSPRPADSPLLDLASNDYLGLARHPEVTAAAAAAAERWGAGSTGSRLVTGSTELHTTLERELADFCGFEAALVFSSGYAANLAAVSALSGRDALIVSDAGNHASLIDGCRLSRAEVAVVPHADPDAVRKALGAADEDARGEATEETGAVPARRRALAVSDSVFSVDGDAAPLAALAGACRAHGAALVVDEAHGLGVLGEGGRGAVHGAGLAGAPDVVVTATLSKSLGSQGGVVLGPARVIEHLVNTARTFIFDTGLNPAAVGAALASLRLLRRGPERAARVRTVAMGLYGRLTAAGLTAVRPDASVVSVRAPSPEQAVRWAADCRAAGLLVGCFRPPSVPDGISRLRLTARGDLTDEQVERAVDVIVKTAPTA, from the coding sequence ATGCCCCAGGACCGCCCGGACGACGCGTTCGCATGGATCGACGCACAGCGGGAGCGGCGCGACCGGGCCGGGCTGGTGCGCCGGCTCAGCCCCCGGCCCGCCGACTCCCCGCTGCTCGATCTGGCGAGCAACGACTATCTGGGGCTGGCCCGCCACCCGGAGGTGACGGCCGCCGCGGCCGCGGCGGCAGAGCGCTGGGGTGCGGGGTCGACCGGATCGCGCCTGGTCACCGGCTCGACCGAGCTGCACACCACACTGGAGCGGGAACTCGCCGACTTCTGCGGTTTCGAGGCGGCCCTGGTGTTCTCCTCCGGCTACGCCGCCAATCTGGCCGCCGTCTCCGCGCTGAGCGGCCGGGACGCGCTGATCGTCTCCGACGCGGGCAATCACGCCTCGCTCATCGACGGCTGCCGGCTCTCCCGCGCCGAGGTCGCCGTCGTCCCGCACGCCGACCCGGACGCTGTGCGCAAGGCGCTGGGCGCGGCCGATGAGGACGCGCGGGGCGAGGCCACCGAGGAGACCGGAGCGGTCCCCGCGCGCCGGCGCGCCCTCGCCGTCAGCGACTCGGTCTTCTCCGTCGACGGCGACGCCGCCCCGCTGGCCGCCCTCGCCGGGGCCTGCCGTGCCCACGGCGCGGCGCTGGTGGTGGACGAGGCGCACGGCCTGGGGGTGCTCGGCGAGGGCGGACGCGGCGCGGTGCACGGGGCCGGGCTCGCGGGCGCGCCGGACGTGGTGGTCACGGCCACCCTCTCCAAGTCGCTGGGCAGCCAGGGCGGGGTGGTGCTGGGGCCCGCCCGGGTGATCGAGCACCTGGTGAACACCGCACGCACGTTCATCTTCGACACCGGACTCAACCCGGCGGCCGTGGGCGCCGCCCTGGCGAGCCTGCGGCTGCTGCGCCGGGGACCGGAGCGCGCCGCCCGCGTCCGTACGGTCGCCATGGGGCTGTACGGACGGCTGACCGCCGCCGGGCTGACCGCGGTGCGGCCGGACGCGTCGGTGGTGTCGGTGCGGGCCCCGTCGCCGGAGCAGGCGGTGCGCTGGGCGGCGGATTGCCGCGCGGCCGGGCTGCTGGTGGGGTGCTTCCGCCCGCCGTCCGTCCCGGACGGCATCTCGCGGCTGCGGCTGACGGCGCGTGGGGACCTGACGGATGAGCAGGTCGAGAGGGCGGTCGACGTGATCGTGAAGACCGCGCCGACCGCCTGA
- a CDS encoding ATP-binding protein, with translation MADHQEASVTLPSAPASVPAARAYVTDVLAEWGLGQGGEAADTVRLIVSELATNAVEHTVGQSPTFTVDLRLDREQRLEIGVTDSHPQWPRWLPLATQQDSGRGMVIVRCLAAESGGEVFVTPTADGGKTVWIALPWTVPVR, from the coding sequence ATGGCAGACCATCAGGAAGCATCCGTCACTCTGCCGAGCGCACCGGCGTCGGTTCCCGCGGCACGCGCTTATGTCACGGACGTGCTCGCCGAATGGGGGCTCGGGCAGGGCGGAGAGGCCGCCGACACCGTGCGGCTGATCGTCTCCGAGCTCGCCACCAACGCCGTGGAGCACACCGTGGGCCAGTCGCCCACCTTCACCGTGGACCTACGGCTCGACCGCGAGCAGCGGCTGGAGATCGGGGTCACCGACAGCCACCCCCAATGGCCCCGCTGGCTGCCGCTGGCGACCCAGCAGGACAGCGGGCGCGGCATGGTCATCGTGCGCTGTCTGGCCGCGGAGTCGGGCGGCGAGGTGTTCGTCACCCCGACCGCGGACGGCGGCAAGACCGTCTGGATCGCCCTGCCGTGGACCGTGCCGGTCCGTTGA
- the bioD gene encoding dethiobiotin synthase yields the protein MSVLVVTGTGTEIGKTVSTAAVAAAALARGRSVAVLKPAQTGVAEGEPGDAAEVARLAGAVTLLELARYPEPLAPATAARRAGRPPVRPHEVAEAAEKLAAEHDLVLVEGAGGLLVRFDETGATLADAARLLGAPVLVVAHAGLGTLNATTLTTEALRVRGLECPGVVIGSWPAAADLASRCNVADLPDSSGVPLLGAIPQGAPALPPADFRTQAPGWLAPRLDGSWDAVRLAA from the coding sequence ATGTCAGTACTGGTCGTCACCGGCACGGGCACCGAAATCGGAAAAACCGTCAGCACGGCGGCCGTCGCCGCCGCGGCGCTCGCCCGCGGCCGCTCGGTGGCGGTGCTCAAACCCGCCCAGACCGGTGTCGCGGAGGGCGAACCGGGCGACGCCGCCGAGGTGGCCCGGCTCGCCGGTGCGGTGACCCTGCTCGAACTCGCCCGCTACCCCGAGCCGCTGGCCCCCGCCACCGCCGCCCGCCGCGCCGGACGGCCGCCGGTGCGGCCGCACGAGGTGGCGGAGGCGGCCGAGAAGCTGGCCGCCGAGCACGATCTGGTGCTGGTCGAGGGCGCGGGCGGGCTGCTCGTACGGTTCGACGAGACGGGGGCGACGCTCGCCGACGCGGCCCGGCTGCTCGGCGCGCCCGTCCTCGTCGTCGCCCACGCGGGCCTCGGCACGCTCAACGCGACCACCCTGACCACCGAGGCGCTGCGCGTCCGCGGGCTGGAGTGCCCCGGGGTCGTCATCGGAAGCTGGCCCGCCGCCGCGGATCTCGCCTCCCGCTGCAATGTGGCCGATCTGCCGGATTCGTCCGGTGTCCCGCTGCTGGGCGCCATCCCCCAGGGCGCCCCCGCCCTTCCGCCGGCCGACTTCCGCACCCAGGCGCCCGGTTGGCTGGCGCCCCGGCTGGACGGGAGCTGGGACGCGGTGCGGCTGGCCGCGTAG
- a CDS encoding LLM class F420-dependent oxidoreductase, translating to MARPFRFGVNLLTLESAEAWRAKCRHAEQLGYDVLLTPDHLGNPAPFPALATAAEATERPRLGTFVLNTGFWNPALLAREVATCDALTDGRLELGLGAGYVKAEHDSAGLPFGSPRERVDHLVHTVAELERLLTESEHRPRPVQSPRPPLLLGGNGDRLLRLAARHADIAAFTGAVQAPGKPQGALQLISPEALEERVGAFRRFAAEAGRAEGADEPGEAIELNYLIQMAGPSADRRAKVRELSGYAPGLTEDQMLEHPALLLGDAKEMAEQLRAHRKRFGFSYFTVLEHNMEALAPVIEELRGS from the coding sequence ATGGCAAGGCCGTTCCGCTTCGGAGTCAATCTGCTCACCCTTGAATCGGCCGAGGCATGGCGGGCGAAGTGCCGCCATGCCGAGCAGCTCGGCTATGACGTACTGCTGACCCCCGACCACCTCGGCAACCCCGCCCCGTTCCCGGCGCTGGCCACCGCCGCCGAGGCGACCGAGCGCCCACGGCTGGGCACCTTCGTGCTCAACACCGGCTTCTGGAATCCCGCGCTGCTCGCCCGGGAGGTGGCCACCTGCGACGCGCTCACCGACGGCCGGCTGGAGCTCGGCCTGGGCGCCGGCTATGTCAAGGCCGAGCACGACAGCGCCGGGCTGCCCTTCGGCTCACCACGGGAGCGGGTGGACCACCTCGTACATACCGTGGCCGAGTTGGAGCGTCTGCTGACCGAGTCCGAGCACCGGCCCCGGCCCGTCCAGTCCCCGCGCCCGCCGCTGCTGCTCGGCGGCAACGGCGACCGGCTGCTGCGGCTGGCCGCGCGCCATGCGGACATCGCGGCCTTCACCGGGGCGGTGCAGGCCCCCGGCAAACCCCAGGGCGCCCTGCAGCTGATCAGCCCCGAGGCACTGGAGGAGCGGGTGGGCGCCTTCCGCCGCTTCGCCGCCGAGGCGGGGCGGGCGGAGGGGGCCGATGAGCCGGGTGAGGCGATCGAGCTGAACTACCTCATCCAGATGGCCGGGCCCAGCGCCGACCGACGCGCCAAGGTGCGTGAGCTGTCCGGGTACGCACCGGGCCTCACCGAGGACCAGATGCTGGAGCACCCGGCGCTGCTGCTGGGCGACGCGAAGGAGATGGCGGAGCAGTTGCGGGCCCACCGCAAACGGTTCGGCTTCTCGTACTTCACCGTGCTGGAGCACAACATGGAGGCGCTCGCCCCGGTGATCGAGGAGCTGCGCGGAAGCTGA
- a CDS encoding ABC transporter ATP-binding protein — protein MSTPAATKTDGFAEGGAHAAARARSLTKAYGSGETAVLALDAVDVEIERGRFTAVMGPSGSGKSTLMHCLAGLDTVSSGQAWLGDTEITGLGDKELTQLRRDRIGFMFQSFNLLPTLNAAENITLPMDIAGHKPDREWVDRVIDKLGLRDRLRHRPAQLSGGQQQRVACARALASRPELIFADEPTGNLDSRSGLEVLRFLREAVDELGQTVVMVTHDPSAAAHSDLVLFLADGRIVDRMERPTAEAVLERMHIFTSATPGAEPEPDPLS, from the coding sequence GTGTCCACACCGGCGGCAACGAAGACGGACGGGTTCGCGGAGGGCGGCGCCCATGCGGCGGCCCGCGCCCGGTCCCTGACCAAGGCGTACGGCAGCGGCGAAACGGCCGTGCTCGCGCTGGACGCGGTGGACGTGGAGATCGAACGGGGCAGGTTCACCGCGGTGATGGGCCCGTCCGGATCCGGCAAGTCCACCCTGATGCACTGTCTGGCCGGTCTCGACACGGTCTCGTCGGGCCAGGCCTGGCTGGGCGACACCGAGATCACCGGCCTGGGCGACAAGGAGCTGACCCAGCTCCGCCGCGACCGGATCGGCTTCATGTTCCAGTCGTTCAATCTGCTGCCCACGCTCAACGCGGCCGAGAACATCACCCTGCCCATGGACATCGCGGGCCACAAACCCGACCGGGAGTGGGTGGACCGGGTCATCGACAAGCTCGGGCTGCGGGACCGGCTGCGGCACCGGCCCGCCCAGCTCTCCGGCGGACAGCAGCAGCGGGTGGCGTGCGCCCGGGCGCTCGCCTCCCGCCCCGAGCTGATCTTCGCGGACGAGCCCACCGGCAACCTGGACTCACGGTCGGGCCTGGAGGTGCTGCGCTTTCTGCGGGAGGCCGTCGACGAGCTGGGCCAGACGGTCGTCATGGTCACCCACGACCCGAGCGCCGCCGCCCACTCCGACCTGGTGCTCTTCCTCGCCGACGGCCGGATCGTGGACCGGATGGAGCGGCCCACGGCCGAGGCGGTGCTGGAGCGGATGCATATCTTCACCAGTGCCACGCCCGGGGCCGAACCGGAACCCGACCCGCTGAGCTGA
- a CDS encoding type II toxin-antitoxin system Phd/YefM family antitoxin, with translation MAYEIPVTQARAELAELINRVVYGGERVVVTRHGKPLVALVSAADLRRLEEMEADAEERAEEQVISTVSSTRPTSSAPGERRRFGIAAEHNGPDAGDRRPGREK, from the coding sequence ATGGCTTACGAGATTCCGGTGACGCAAGCCCGTGCAGAGCTCGCGGAGCTGATCAACCGCGTGGTGTACGGCGGCGAGAGGGTGGTCGTCACGCGCCACGGGAAGCCGCTTGTCGCCCTGGTCTCCGCCGCTGACCTGCGGCGGCTGGAGGAGATGGAGGCGGACGCGGAGGAGCGCGCGGAGGAGCAGGTGATCAGTACCGTGTCATCGACGCGCCCCACCTCGTCCGCTCCGGGCGAACGGCGGCGCTTCGGCATCGCGGCGGAACACAACGGCCCGGACGCCGGGGATCGGCGTCCGGGCCGCGAGAAGTGA
- a CDS encoding ATP-dependent Clp protease proteolytic subunit gives MERSTARYVLPEFTERTSSGTHTMDPYSKLLSERIVFLGTPIDDTAANDVIAQLIHLEHAAPGQDISLYINSPGGSFGAMTAVYDTLHFISCDVETICLGQAASAAAVLLAAGTPGKRLALPGARILIHQAGFAEPVEGTTSDLEIQANELRRTQETLEQMLVRHTGRSAERIRADIDRDKIFDAESAVAYGLVDQVTQSRKRPGAPLRSR, from the coding sequence ATGGAACGATCGACCGCGCGCTATGTCCTGCCCGAGTTCACCGAGCGCACCAGTTCGGGGACGCACACCATGGACCCGTACTCCAAGCTGCTCTCCGAGCGCATCGTCTTCCTCGGCACCCCCATCGACGACACCGCCGCCAACGATGTGATCGCGCAGCTCATCCATCTCGAGCACGCCGCGCCCGGCCAGGACATCTCGCTCTACATCAACTCGCCCGGCGGCTCGTTCGGGGCCATGACGGCGGTCTACGACACCCTGCACTTCATCTCCTGCGACGTCGAGACGATCTGCCTGGGCCAGGCCGCCTCGGCGGCCGCCGTGCTGCTGGCCGCCGGCACCCCGGGCAAGCGGCTGGCCCTGCCGGGGGCGCGGATCCTCATCCACCAGGCCGGGTTCGCCGAGCCGGTCGAGGGCACCACCTCCGATCTCGAGATCCAGGCCAATGAGCTGCGGCGCACCCAGGAGACGCTCGAGCAGATGCTGGTGCGGCACACCGGCCGGAGCGCCGAGCGGATCCGGGCCGATATCGACCGCGACAAGATCTTCGACGCCGAGAGCGCGGTGGCGTACGGGCTGGTGGACCAGGTCACCCAGAGCCGTAAGCGGCCGGGCGCGCCGCTGCGGTCGAGGTGA
- a CDS encoding helix-turn-helix domain-containing protein, which translates to MRYGPAVRRRKLGAELRRQRDLAGLTSGEVALRLGWHQSKVSRIETGRSGAKPSDVARLLEVYEVADPELRALLEALCRGGASDPEGSRRGWWYAYRDLLPPAYRDFISLEAEASDAYTLETTVVPGLLQTPDYARAVTLAALPDLPRAQVDSLVEVRIARQSVLHGERPLRLHAVLDEAALRREVGGPDVMAAQLSHLAKLCVLPQVELQVLPFSIGMPIGMTGPFIIFSFPHISDLDVVVLDHLTSSLYLERKEDLRAYSAAFEVLRTRALTPEESLSFINKIGGGA; encoded by the coding sequence ATGCGGTACGGCCCGGCGGTGCGCCGTCGCAAGCTCGGCGCGGAACTCCGCCGCCAGCGCGATCTGGCCGGACTCACCAGTGGTGAGGTCGCCCTCCGGCTGGGCTGGCATCAGTCGAAGGTGAGCCGGATCGAGACCGGCCGGAGCGGGGCCAAACCCTCGGATGTGGCGCGGCTGCTGGAGGTCTACGAGGTCGCCGACCCGGAGCTGCGCGCCCTGCTGGAGGCGCTGTGCCGCGGGGGCGCCTCGGATCCGGAGGGGTCACGGCGCGGCTGGTGGTACGCGTATCGCGATCTACTGCCGCCCGCCTACCGGGACTTCATCAGCCTGGAGGCGGAGGCGTCGGACGCGTACACCCTGGAGACCACGGTGGTGCCGGGTCTGCTGCAGACGCCGGACTACGCCCGGGCGGTGACCCTCGCGGCGCTCCCGGATCTGCCGCGGGCCCAGGTGGACTCGCTGGTGGAGGTGCGGATCGCGCGGCAGTCGGTGCTGCACGGCGAGCGGCCGCTGCGGCTGCACGCGGTGCTGGACGAGGCGGCGCTGCGGCGCGAGGTGGGCGGACCCGACGTGATGGCGGCGCAATTGAGCCATCTGGCCAAACTCTGCGTATTGCCTCAGGTGGAGCTGCAGGTGCTGCCATTCTCCATCGGAATGCCCATTGGTATGACAGGTCCTTTCATTATTTTCTCTTTTCCGCACATTAGTGACCTGGACGTAGTAGTTCTCGACCACCTGACGAGTAGCCTCTATCTGGAGCGGAAAGAAGACCTCCGGGCGTACAGCGCCGCGTTCGAAGTACTGCGGACCCGCGCCCTGACACCTGAGGAATCGTTGTCCTTCATCAACAAAATCGGGGGCGGCGCCTGA
- a CDS encoding adenosylmethionine--8-amino-7-oxononanoate transaminase, producing MPEPLTPAELRALDREHVWHPYGPMPGRQDPLVVESAAGVRLRLAEPVEGVRELVDGMSSWWSAIHGYNHPALNDAARGQLDRMSHVMFGGLTHEPAVRLATRLVEITPEPLRHVFLADSGSVSVEVAVKMCLQYWRSLGRPAKRRLLTWRGGYHGDTWQPMAVCDPDGGMHRLWSGVLPEQIFADAPPPGFDADPDPAYEAHVRELVARHAHELAAVIVEPVVQGAGGMRFHSPALLRVLREACDEHDVLLVFDEIATGFGRSGTLFAAEHAGVCPDVMCLGKALTGGYLTLAATLCTPRVADGISRGEVPVLAHGPTFMGNPLATAVACASIDLLLSYDWRQEVKRIETGLRDGLAEAAELPGVREVRVLGAIGVVQLDRPLDDAGMAAATRAAVREGVWLRPFRDLLYTMPPYITGDHDLARICTAVRAAAAAAV from the coding sequence ATGCCTGAGCCGCTGACCCCGGCCGAGCTGCGGGCGCTGGACCGCGAGCACGTCTGGCATCCGTACGGCCCGATGCCCGGCCGCCAGGACCCCCTGGTCGTGGAGTCCGCGGCCGGGGTCCGGCTGCGGCTGGCCGAGCCGGTGGAGGGCGTCCGCGAGCTGGTGGACGGCATGTCGTCGTGGTGGTCCGCCATCCACGGCTACAACCACCCGGCGCTCAACGACGCCGCGCGGGGTCAGCTTGACCGGATGAGCCATGTGATGTTCGGCGGGCTCACCCATGAGCCCGCCGTCCGGCTGGCCACCCGTCTGGTGGAGATCACACCGGAGCCGCTGCGCCATGTGTTCCTGGCCGACTCCGGTTCGGTGTCGGTCGAGGTCGCGGTGAAGATGTGCCTGCAGTACTGGCGCTCCCTCGGCCGCCCCGCCAAGCGGCGGCTGCTGACCTGGCGCGGCGGCTACCACGGCGACACCTGGCAGCCGATGGCGGTGTGCGACCCGGACGGCGGAATGCACCGGCTGTGGTCCGGTGTGCTGCCAGAGCAGATCTTCGCGGACGCGCCGCCGCCCGGATTCGACGCGGACCCCGACCCGGCGTACGAGGCACACGTACGTGAGCTGGTGGCCCGTCACGCCCATGAGCTGGCCGCGGTGATCGTGGAGCCGGTGGTGCAGGGCGCGGGCGGGATGCGCTTCCACTCCCCCGCGCTGCTGCGGGTGCTGCGCGAGGCGTGCGACGAGCACGATGTGCTGCTGGTGTTCGACGAGATCGCCACGGGCTTCGGCCGCTCGGGCACGCTTTTCGCGGCCGAGCACGCGGGGGTGTGCCCCGATGTGATGTGTCTGGGCAAGGCGCTGACCGGGGGTTATCTGACCCTCGCCGCCACGCTGTGCACCCCGCGGGTGGCGGACGGCATCTCGCGCGGCGAGGTGCCGGTGCTCGCGCACGGCCCGACGTTCATGGGCAATCCGCTGGCCACGGCCGTCGCCTGCGCCTCGATCGATCTGCTGCTCTCCTACGACTGGCGGCAGGAGGTCAAGCGGATCGAGACCGGGCTTCGGGACGGGCTCGCGGAGGCGGCCGAGCTGCCGGGCGTCCGGGAGGTGCGGGTGCTCGGCGCGATCGGCGTCGTCCAGTTGGACCGTCCGCTGGACGACGCGGGGATGGCGGCGGCGACGCGGGCCGCGGTGCGCGAGGGCGTATGGCTGCGCCCGTTCCGCGATCTGCTGTACACCATGCCGCCGTACATCACGGGCGACCACGATCTGGCCCGGATCTGCACGGCGGTACGGGCGGCCGCGGCCGCGGCCGTCTGA
- the bioB gene encoding biotin synthase BioB, translated as MDLLNTLVDKGLRRESPTREEALAVLATSDDEVLDVVAAAGKVRRAWFGRRVKLNYLVNLKSGLCPEDCSYCSQRLGSKSEILKYTWLKPEQAAAAAGAGVAGGAKRVCLVASGRGPTDRDVDRVSQTIAAIKEEHQDVEICACLGLLSDGQAERLKDAGANAYNHNLNTSEATYGDITTTHTYADRVSTVQQAQAAGMSACSGLIAGMGESDEDLVDVVFSLRDLDPDSVPVNFLIPIEGTPLAGDWNLTPQRCLRILAMVRFVCPDVEVRLAGGREIHLRTLQPLALNLANSIFLGDYLTTEGQAGEDDLAMIADAGFEVEGTDTTTLPAHRADALAAAGSGCGGHGAEGGGCGPCGDAAPADAVPAQATAGATVSTPAATEGSHADLVAVRRRGAGTDLPPNA; from the coding sequence ATGGACCTGCTGAACACGCTGGTGGACAAGGGGTTGCGGCGCGAATCGCCGACCCGCGAAGAAGCGCTCGCCGTCCTGGCGACCTCCGATGACGAGGTGCTCGATGTGGTGGCCGCGGCGGGCAAGGTGCGCCGCGCCTGGTTCGGGCGGCGGGTGAAGCTCAACTATCTGGTCAACCTGAAGTCGGGGCTGTGCCCCGAGGACTGCTCCTACTGCTCGCAGCGGCTGGGCTCGAAGTCCGAGATCCTCAAGTACACCTGGCTCAAGCCGGAGCAGGCGGCCGCCGCGGCGGGCGCCGGGGTCGCGGGCGGCGCCAAGCGGGTGTGCCTGGTGGCCAGCGGACGCGGTCCCACCGACCGCGACGTGGACCGGGTCTCCCAGACCATCGCCGCCATCAAGGAGGAGCACCAGGATGTCGAGATCTGCGCCTGTCTGGGGCTGCTGTCCGACGGCCAGGCCGAGCGGCTGAAGGACGCGGGGGCGAACGCGTACAACCACAACCTCAACACCTCCGAGGCGACCTACGGCGACATCACGACCACCCACACCTACGCCGACCGGGTCTCGACCGTGCAGCAGGCCCAGGCGGCGGGGATGTCCGCCTGCTCCGGCCTGATCGCGGGCATGGGCGAGTCGGACGAGGACCTGGTGGACGTGGTCTTCTCGCTGCGCGACCTGGACCCGGACTCGGTGCCGGTCAACTTCCTCATCCCGATCGAGGGCACCCCGCTGGCCGGGGACTGGAACCTCACCCCGCAGCGCTGTCTGCGGATCCTGGCGATGGTGCGGTTCGTCTGCCCGGACGTGGAGGTGCGGCTCGCGGGCGGCCGCGAGATCCATCTGCGGACGCTGCAGCCGCTGGCCCTGAACCTGGCGAACTCGATCTTCCTCGGCGACTATCTGACCACCGAGGGCCAGGCGGGCGAGGACGATCTGGCGATGATCGCCGACGCGGGCTTCGAGGTGGAGGGCACCGACACCACGACGCTGCCCGCGCACCGCGCGGACGCGCTCGCCGCCGCCGGTTCCGGCTGCGGCGGCCACGGCGCGGAGGGCGGTGGCTGCGGCCCGTGCGGTGACGCCGCGCCCGCCGACGCCGTACCCGCCCAGGCGACGGCCGGCGCCACGGTCTCCACCCCGGCGGCCACGGAGGGGTCCCACGCCGATCTGGTCGCGGTGCGCCGCCGCGGCGCGGGCACGGATCTGCCGCCCAATGCCTGA
- a CDS encoding DUF397 domain-containing protein: MSAKSVHWLRSSYSVGMNNCVETALLGSDQLGVRDSKNTAGPVLLFTPSTWVSFLEGLKDDGPGSATSRSAGTGS, from the coding sequence ATGTCCGCCAAGTCCGTCCACTGGCTGCGCAGCAGCTACAGCGTCGGCATGAACAATTGCGTCGAGACGGCCCTGCTGGGGTCCGACCAGCTCGGCGTGCGCGATTCGAAGAACACGGCGGGCCCCGTCCTGCTGTTCACCCCGTCGACCTGGGTCTCCTTCCTCGAGGGGCTCAAGGACGACGGCCCCGGCTCCGCCACTTCCCGCTCGGCCGGAACCGGAAGCTGA